CGTTCAACTTCCTGAGAATGCTCGACCTCGTCCTCTCCCTCAGCACCGCCTAAAGCAACCGCTCCGGCCGCCAGGTCGCAGCAACCATCCGCAACACCATCAACCAGCAACTCTACTCAAACAGCCACACCCAAACAAAACCTCCCGCCACCACGAAAAAAACACCGCCCGATCACAAGCCACCGTCCGGCAATGGAATCAACTCACAGCCTCTACGGGCTAGTGGGAGCTTATTCTCTCACCGTCGTCCGGTCCGACACCCTCACTTCCCTTCCGCCCCGCGTCGAGGCGGCGTCGTTGCGGGCCAACGTCGCCTCGACGGCAATCCGGTCGCAGAGTTCCACGAGGTGCGCCTTCGCCAACGGCGGCACGCGCTCCAGGCGGCTGGTAATGCGATCGACCTTCGGTGGGTTCGAAGCCGCCGTGTACGATAGGCTGCCCATGAAGGCCGTGGTTTCCTTGAAATTGTGATCGGCAACTTTGCCGACGAGCGGTTGGAATGTTTTCGCCAACATCTCCACGCCCGCGTGTTCCAGCCGGACAAACACGTCCAGCGTGCAACGAATCCGCGGCGCCTCGCCGTCGGTATCCAGGTACTCGCTGCGCAGTAGCAGTACGCTTTGTCCGCGCACCGCGCGGTGGAACATCGGGCCTTCGTAGCGCCCCGTGGCGTAGACCAGGTGCGTGCCGGCGCTGGCGTGCAGTAATTCGACGCGGCCCTTGGTCCCTTCGCCATCGTTGGTCAGGAACGTGCCGCCCGGTTCGCGCTCCAGGGCGACGGAACTGATGCCCAGCGTCTCCCACATCCGCACGACCAGGTCCGGATTTTCCACCAGGTGCAGGTAGAGGTCCGGATCGCACTCGATCGTTTGCGGGGCCAGGCGGCGGTAAATGGTGATATCGTCGATCACCGAGTTGATTTTCTCGGTAGCTTTTTTATCGAGCCGGTTCCAGGGGATCGCCTTCACGGCTTCCTGCCGGGCGGACCGACTGGACGTGGCCTGATTAGGATCCTTATTGCCGGCGAACGGCAGTAGCGAGAACTGGGCACGGGCGGCCTGCCCGGCGCAGAGGATTACGCAGGCGACGAACAGCCGTCCTAGCGCGCGCTGCGGCGTTTGAGCCGTGCGCGCAAAGGCAGCCGGGCAGTGGGTTTCCCGCATGTGGCCTCCCGCAATGCATTCCTGACCGACCAGGCAGGAATGCCCCCCTGCGGACGGTCGGCGACTGTAACGGCCGGTCAAAATCTACCGGTCCTAGGGATTCTTCGGCCGGCGGATTAGGGTCGCATGAGGGAAGTCGGGCGAATTCGGGGTGCACCACGGAGGTCATGGAGAGCACGGAGGGGAGAAAGCCGGTTTGAACCGCGGAGGCGCCGAGACGCAGAGGGAGAGGAGGGAGGGGGACGGAGTGAAGCGATGGTGAAAGTGAGAGGCGAGGGACGGAAGAACTGAACACTGAAAACTGAAAACTTCAAACTCGGACTAAAAACTTCAAACTGCCCCGCATGCTTTCCCTCCGTCGCGACCATAGAACAGTAGGAACAGGGAACACACTGGCTTACTCGGAACCTTGCTTCGGATGCCGGACCCGGATGCACAACGCGATGAGGCGCAACTCCGCGCGGCGGTGCTGGAGGGGAATGCTTGGGCGTGGCGGACGTTGTTCGATCGGCATTTCGGCGCGCTGTACGGCTATGTGCTGCACAGGTCGGGGCGCGATCGAATGTGGGCGGAGGACGTGGTCCAGGAAACCTGGCTCAAGGCGGCGCGGGCGATCGGCGAATTCGATCCCACGCGCGGCAGCTTCGAGGGCTGGTTGAAGGGCATCGCCGAAAACCAGTTGCGAAACCAACGGCGGCGCGAAGCGTATCGCCGGACGGCGCCGCTGTCGGATGCGTCCGAGGTGACAGCCAAGGAAATCAGTCACGCCGCGGCCTATGAGTTAGAAGACGGCGTGGCGCTGACGTTTGCGGCGCTGTCGCCGGCGCATCAGGCGGTGTTGCGGGCGAAGTACGAAGAACAATTGCCGACGGCGGAGATCGCCGCGCAATGGGGCGCGACGCCGAAGAGCGTGGAATCGTTGTTGAGCCGCGCCCGGGCCGCCTTTCGCGACGCGTTCCGGCAGCTTTGCGGCGAGACCGAAGATCGTTGAGGAACCTGCCATGCATCGAGAAGACTTAGAAAACGAAGAGCCGCTGGCGGAGGGCGTCGCCGCATCCGCGCACATGTTTGCCATGCCGGCCGACGTGGCGGCGTTCCGCGAACGATTGCTCGCCGAGACCACGCAAGTCGTGGTGAAGCGCACTCAACGCCGGCGCTGGACGCGCGCCGCCGGTTGGGGACTGGCCTACGCCGCAGGTATGGCCACGGCCTGGTTGGGATTCCGAACCTGGGATCAGTCGTCGAATCAAGCGCCACAGGTAGCGGTACAGACTGTTGCGCCGCCGCCGGTCGTGGAAAAAACGAAACCGTCGCCGCCACCCGTGGCGCGCCGCGTGACGCCGGAGTTGTTGCGCTACCGCGTGGCCAGCGCCCCGCGTGACGAACAAATCAAGTTGTTGAAACAAGCCGGCGACTTGTACCTGCGCGAGCGCAACGATCTGCGCTCCGCGGTGCAATGCTACCAACAAGTCTTGGAACTCGCCGACACCCCCGAGCAACTGGCCGTCGTGCCGGAAGATACGTGGTTGCTGGCGGAATTGAAAAACGCCCGGCAGACGCCGTAGGCATGGCGATACGGTTTGACACTCGGATCAACAGAAACCGCCGGTGCCTGGGGCTGGGGCATCGGAACAAGTGCTTTGACCTCTCCGGCTGGGGCATCGTTCGATTGACCAATCAAGTCGCACGAAGCCCCAGCGCGGTGGACGTTGATTCGCTCTTCGTTGTGCCCCTGCCCCAGGCACCCACCGTTATTTCCAATTCACCTTTCATCACGGAACTCGAACGGAGTTAATCTCATGAAGTACAGCAGCGCACTTGGTCTCGCCCTTACGCTATTCGCCGCGCCGAGCGCCGTCGCACAAGTTGGCGGCGATGCAGGCGGCGGCACTTCCTCGGACGGCGGTACGGTTACCGGTGCCGGCGCTGATGCGTCCGGCGGCGGTAGCGGCGGACTCAGTGGCGGCCCAGCAGGCTCGCAAGGCGGCGGCAGTGTCGGCGACTTTCAAGTGCAGGGATCGTCGGGCGTTTATAGCATTTTGCCGGATTCTACGAGAGCGGGCTCGTACGTCGCCGTCGCCGACGACGTCAATGCAATCATCAACGAAGGCACGCCGAATTCGTTGGAAGAAGCGCTGGAACGCGCCATCAAGCGGAACCCAGAGATTGCGCTCGCCGCGGCCAATCGCCGTCAGGCCGAGATGGCCGAGAACCTGACCAAGAACAAAGTGTTCGGCAGCGTCGTCGAGACTTACAAGCAGTGGCAGTTCGAACTGCAGGCGTTGAAGAGCGCCGAAGCCCGGCACCAGGCGGCAACGATCAGCGCCGAGGAACTGCTGACCGCGAAGCAGGCGGTGATGAAAAGCGAAACGTCGCTGCAATTCCTGCTCGGCGGTTACTCTGCGAGTTGGCCGGACACTGGCACCGGCGCAAGGTCGCACATCGATTTCTCAGCGAACTTCACGCCACAACCAGGCGGTGGCGGGCTCTCTGGCGGCGGGGGCCCTATGGGCATCAGCAGCGGCGGCGCGGGCATGATGGCACCGGGCGGCGGCGCTATGGCCGTGGAAGGCGCAGTCGGCGGCACGGACCCAGAGGCAGCCGCTCCGGCCTCGAAATTCGATGAGCAACTCAAGCAACTGAGCGGGCCGGTAGCCTACGACGGAATGCCGGTAAATGATTTCGCGATGATCGTTACCGACCTGGCGACGGTGCCGGTGATCGTGGATCATCACTCGTTCGACGACGCCGGCGGCGAGATGAACTTTCAGATTACGCTGTCGCTCAAGAGCGACGCACTGACGTGGAAAGAAGTGCTCACGGCGGTCGCCGACACGCATGACATCGGCTTTATCATCCGCGACTACGGCATTCTCGTCACCACGAAGCAAAAGGCCGCCGCGCAAGGAATCGGCAACGGATTCTTCGGCAGCGGATTGGGCGGCGCCGGTAGCGGAGGCGGTTTCGGCGGCGGCGGCTTCTAACGCCATCGCCGCGACGCGCTTAGTTGATATCGATTCGTTCCAACGCCTCGTCCCAAGCGGCGCGCCACGCGCGCAGCTTGCGGCGAGGCGTGATCGTTGATGCCGGCAACTCCCGCTGCGTTCCCACGCGGGCGAATAGTGCATCCGCAATTATCGGCGCCGGGGCCGCGGGCGATCCGCCGCTACCAAAATTGTTGCGCACGGCGTTGAGATCCGCGATGTCCACGTCGCCGTCGCCGTCGGCGTCGCCTGGGCCTCCGGGCGTGCCGAACGAGTTGCGGACGTTATTCAAGTCTGCGATCGTGACTTGGTCGTCGCCGTCGGTATCGCCGGGAACGCCGCTCCCGCCGTTAGAGCGGTAATTGCCGAAGCTCAGTGCCGTACTTTGGCCGCCCGCGGCGACCGTAGTCAGGAAATAATTTACGTCGCGACTGAACACCGCCACCGCGTCGTCGTTCTGACCAGTGCCATAGATGTGGCGGCCATCAGGCGAAACGACCACCGCCCGGGCCGCATCGAGACCGTCGACGTTGGCCGTGCCTTCGGCTTGCAATTCGACGAACGTGAGGTCGCCCGTAGCGCGATCGCGCGCGAAGACGACAATGGCATCGGAGAAGGCACTCGCCACGTAGACGTCGGTACCTTCCGGATTCGTCGCGATCGACGCCGCGCCGTCGAGGCCCGGCACTCCGTCGGCCTGCGAGAGCTTGCGTAGGAACGTCAGTAACCCCGTCGTGGGATCACGTCGGAAGATCGCCACGGCGTCGTCCACATCGCCGGTGACGTAGACCTGCAAGCCGTCTGGGCTGACCAAAATGCCGCTCGCGCCGTCGATGCCGTTGACCGTGCTGACGCCGTCGCGAACCGTTTGCAGGAACTTCAGTTCGCCCGTCGTTGCATTCCGCTCGAACACGCTCACGGCGTCGTCGACGTTCGCGGTTACATAGACATGCTTGTTGTCCGGTGAAACCGTCACGTTCCACGCGCCGAACAGCGCGTCCACCGGCTTGCCGTTGTTCTGATCGTTGTCCTTGATGCGTGCGAAGAAAGTCAGTTTTCCGTCCGCGGCGTTGCGGCTGAACACGGCCAAAGCGCTGTCGCCGTTGCCGGTGACGAAGACATGGAGTCCGTCAGGACTGATCGCCACGCCGAGCGGCGCGGCGACGCCGTCGATGCCCTGGGCGTTGTCGAGGTATTTTTGGACGAACGTCAGTGCGCCGTCGAAATCGCTGCGCGAGTAGAGCGTGACGGAGTTGTCCCCCACGCCGACGACGTAGATATGCTTGCCGTCGGGGCTGACGACGAGCCCGACGGCGCCGTCCAGGCCGTCCGCGCCGTCGATGGAGTCCGTCTTCTTTTCCAAGTAGGACAACTCGCCGGTCGCGGCGTTGCGGCGGAAGACCACGAGGGAATCGTCGATCACGCTCGTGGCGTAAACATTCTTGCCGTCGGGGCTGACGGCCACGCCCCAGGCGCCGTCGAGTCCTTCCACGCTGCTCACGCCGTCCCGTTGCTGCTGCACGAAGCGCAGCACTGACGTGGCGGAAATGTCCGGCGCACTCTGCGTCCAGCCGGGCTTGATCACTTCACTGATGCGATGCACGCCCGGCGTGAGGCCGATCAACGTAAACTGGCCGTTGCTGCCAGTGACGGCGCGAATCTCGGCGCCATCGAGTTGCCCGTTGCCATTGGCGTCGACATACACGGTCCAACCTTCGAGCCCCGGCTCGCCGTCGTCGCGGCGATGGTTGCTGTTGACGTCATCGTAAACGAGGCCCGACACGGCCGCGGAAGTGACCAGCGCCACGTCGTTGCCGTCGCCGCCGTGGTAGGTGATGTAAGCCGTGGCGCCGCCGACGTTGATCACCGTCCCTTCCGGCATGCCGGCGAACGTGCCGACAATCGGGTCGCCGCCGTCATTGTCCACCAGAACGTATTGATTCAGCGTGGCGGGCGTCGTGGCGATGATGGCCAACGAGCCGCCAGTGAGATTCACTGTGCCGGTGACCTGCAGACGATCCGCCGTCCCGCCG
This portion of the Planctomycetia bacterium genome encodes:
- a CDS encoding sigma-70 family RNA polymerase sigma factor; amino-acid sequence: MPDPDAQRDEAQLRAAVLEGNAWAWRTLFDRHFGALYGYVLHRSGRDRMWAEDVVQETWLKAARAIGEFDPTRGSFEGWLKGIAENQLRNQRRREAYRRTAPLSDASEVTAKEISHAAAYELEDGVALTFAALSPAHQAVLRAKYEEQLPTAEIAAQWGATPKSVESLLSRARAAFRDAFRQLCGETEDR